From one Catellatospora sp. IY07-71 genomic stretch:
- a CDS encoding hydroxymethylglutaryl-CoA lyase, protein MPGRVSIREVGPRDGLQNEDPVPTGDKVRLIDALSATGVGRIEAVSYVHPKAIPQMADADAVWSTVTRDPKVRYSALVPNLRGAQRALAGGFTEVEVVVSASDTHNRRNINRSTDESLDEIAQLIPALHEGGSTAEVIIATSFGCPYEGDVDPRRVAGIVDRVVADGADRIAFGDTTGMGTPRRVRDLLSIVRERHPDVPMLLHFHNTRGTGLANILTALEFGVTEYDASVGGLGGCPYAPGASGNVATEEVVHMLHDMGVDTGIDLEKLIEAARLAERIVGRELPSGVLRAGPRSRTVS, encoded by the coding sequence CTGCCGGGCCGGGTGTCGATTCGCGAGGTGGGGCCGCGTGACGGGCTGCAGAACGAGGATCCTGTGCCCACCGGCGACAAGGTCAGGCTCATCGACGCGCTGAGCGCCACCGGCGTGGGCCGCATCGAGGCCGTCTCTTACGTGCATCCCAAGGCGATTCCGCAGATGGCCGACGCCGACGCGGTGTGGAGCACGGTCACCCGGGACCCGAAGGTGCGCTACAGCGCCCTCGTGCCCAACCTGCGCGGCGCCCAGCGGGCCCTGGCCGGCGGGTTCACCGAGGTCGAGGTGGTGGTGTCGGCCAGCGACACGCACAACCGCCGCAATATCAACCGGTCCACGGACGAGTCCCTGGACGAGATCGCCCAGCTCATCCCGGCGCTGCACGAGGGCGGCTCGACCGCCGAGGTGATCATCGCGACCAGCTTCGGCTGCCCGTACGAGGGGGACGTGGACCCGCGCCGGGTCGCCGGGATCGTCGATCGGGTGGTCGCGGACGGGGCGGACCGGATCGCCTTCGGTGACACCACCGGCATGGGCACCCCGCGCCGGGTGCGCGACCTGCTGTCGATCGTGCGCGAGCGGCACCCCGACGTGCCGATGCTGCTGCACTTCCACAACACCCGCGGCACCGGCCTGGCCAACATCCTCACCGCCCTCGAGTTCGGCGTCACCGAGTACGACGCCAGCGTGGGCGGGCTCGGCGGCTGCCCGTACGCGCCCGGGGCCTCGGGCAACGTGGCCACCGAGGAGGTCGTGCACATGCTGCACGACATGGGCGTCGACACCGGCATCGACCTGGAGAAGCTGATCGAGGCGGCCCGCCTGGCCGAGCGGATCGTCGGCCGGGAGCTGCCCTCCGGCGTGCTGCGGGCCGGGCCGCGCAGCCGCACGGTGAGCTGA